In Parus major isolate Abel chromosome 8, Parus_major1.1, whole genome shotgun sequence, a single window of DNA contains:
- the IER5 gene encoding immediate early response gene 5 protein has protein sequence MEFKLEAHRIVSISLGKIYSARGQRGGLKLHKNLLVSLVLRSARQVYLSEPGCPPEPPPAAAGHPEEEPPPRTAAWAAEEPPPPPQDEAGRDCQGPRPRRCCCGENRGGCAGAPPPPHCPRKRSAGERGQAGSPVKKPRREEEEPPPLPPPPPPSPPGEQEDMETGNVASLISIFGSSFSGLLSKEPKGRRRPPLDGGEAAAGTAPAEAAEPGQICCDEPVLRTLNPWSTAIVAF, from the coding sequence ATGGAGTTCAAGCTGGAGGCTCATCGCATCGTCAGCATCTCCCTAGGCAAGATCTACAGCGCGCGGGGCCAGCGCGGCGGCCTGAAGCTGCACAAGAACCTCCTGGTGTCGCTGGTGCTGCGCAGCGCCCGGCAGGTCTACCTGAGCGAGCCGGGCTGCCCTCCCGAGCCGCCCCCCGCGGCCGCCGGCCACCCCGAGGAGGAGCCGCCGCCCCGCACCGCCGCCTGGGCGGCCGAGGAACCGCCGCCGCCCCCGCAGGACGAGGCGGGGAGGGACTGCCAGGGCCCCCGGCCGCGGCGCTGTTGCTGCGGCGAGAACCGCGGGGGTTGCGCCGGGGCCCCCCCGCCGCCGCACTGTCCCCGCAAACGGAGCGCCGGAGAACGCGGCCAGGCGGGCTCGCCGGTGAAGAAGCCCCGCCGCGAGGAAGaggagccgccgccgctgccgccaccaccaccaccttcGCCGCCGGGCGAGCAGGAGGACATGGAGACGGGCAACGTGGCCAGCCTCATCAGCATCTTCGGCTCCAGCTTCTCGGGACTGCTCAGCAAGGAGCCCAAGGGCCGGCGGCGGCCGCCTCTGGACGGCGGCGAGGCGGCGGCGGGCACGGCGCCCGCCGAGGCGGCGGAGCCGGGACAGATCTGCTGCGACGAGCCCGTGCTGCGGACCCTCAACCCCTGGAGCACGGCCATCGTGGCCTTCTGA
- the STX6 gene encoding syntaxin-6 gives MSMEDPFFVVKGEVQKAVNTAQGLFQRWTELLQDPSIATREEIDWTTNELRNNLRSIEWDLEDLDETISIVEANPRKFNLDATELGIRKAFITSTRQVVRDMKDQMSNSSMQALAERKNRQALLGESGSQSWSSGPDKYSRLDRELQLANSHFIEEQQAQQQLIVEQQDEQLELVSGSIGVLKNMSQRIGGELEEQAVMLDDFSHELDSTQSRLDNVMKKLAKVSHMTSDRRQWCAIVVLFVILLVVLILFFVL, from the exons ATGTCGATGGAGGACCCCTTCTTCGTGGTGAAGGG GGAGGTGCAGAAAGCCGTGAACACTGCCCAGGGGCTCTTCCAGAGGTGGACAGAGCTCTTGCAAGATCCCTCCATCGCCACAAGAGAAGAAATTGACTGGACCACTAATGAGCTCAGGAACAACCTGCGGAGCATCGAGTGGGACCTGGAAGACTTGGATGAAACCATTA GCATTGTCGAGGCAAACCCGCGGAAATTCAACCTCGATGCCACGGAGCTGGGGATCCGCAAAGCCTTCATCACCAGCACACGGCAGGTGGTCAGG GACATGAAGGATCAGATGTCAAACTCTTCCATGCAAGCActggctgaaagaaaaaacaggcag GCACTCCTAGGAGAGAGTGGGAGTCAGAGTTGGAGCTCTGGACCTGACAAATACAGCCGTCTGGACCGGGAGCTGCAATTAGCAAATTCACATTTCATCGAGGAGCAGCAAGCTCAACAACAG CTGATtgtggagcagcaggatgagcagTTGGAGCTGGTCTCTGGCAGCATCGGGGTGCTGAAGAACATGTCCCAGCGCATTGGCGGGGAGCTGGAAGAGCAAGCAGT GATGCTGGATGACTTCTCCCACGAGTTAGACAGCACTCAGTCACGCCTTGATAACGTCATGAAGAAACTCGCCAAAGTGTCTCACATGACGAGTG atcGACGGCAGTGGTGTGCAATTGTTGTCCTCTTCGTCATCTTGCTAGTGGTGCTCATCCTGTTTTTTGTCCTGTGA